A window of Juglans regia cultivar Chandler chromosome 7, Walnut 2.0, whole genome shotgun sequence contains these coding sequences:
- the LOC108992634 gene encoding uncharacterized protein LOC108992634 — MSELLELLLKECKTESGWNVEMFSRLVGMEKAEELVEQLSSLKSGKDKLIWLKNPNGDFSTSSAWQCIQARAQEIPWTKWVWHVVIPKKISIIMWKAIHECLAVDDRIRKVGIQVASRCDCCISGAYEDMNHVLATGEFAKMIWSMCSNQLGMRNMAGINWRGRVDCWHRHARGSTQRGQLIGFIPLVSRIALRLKESKAQTRRDEEILKDLQLPIKALVPMVMKQEWWLRPKNGWFKLNVDGGSFGNQGPSGVGGVIRNDQGEFAKGCGLWYLEDYWEEILQLLDELSFSMNHSYKETNVAADGLARSGAKGCNELWFSFSDLPLAIKGISRLEKIGCPYMRIAHSDV, encoded by the exons ATGAGTGAGCTCCTAGAGTTATTATTGAAGGAATGTAAAACTGAGAGTGGATGGAATGTAGAGATGTTTTCACGCCTAGTGGGGATGGAAAAAGCAGAGGAATTGGTGGAACAACTGAGCTCTCTGAAATCTGGAAAGGATAAGTTGATATGGCTGAAGAACCCGAATGGGGACTTCTCTACTAGCAGTGCTTGGCAATGTATTCAGGCTAGAGCTCAGGAAATCCCTTGGACGAAATGGGTATGGCATGTGGTGATTCCTAAGAAGATTTCAATCATTATGTGGAAGGCTATACATGAATGCTTGGCCGTTGATGATAGGATCCGAAAAGTGGGAATTCAAGTAGCTTCAAGATGCGATTGTTGTATTTCTGGTGCTTATGAGGATATGAACCATGTTCTTGCAACAGGGGAATTTGCAAAGATGATTTGGAGTATGTGCTCTAATCAACTGGGCATGAGAAATATGGCTGGGATAAAttggagaggaagagtggattGTTGGCATCGGCATGCTAGAGGGTCAACACAAAGGGGACAATTAATTGGTTTTATTCCATTG GTCTCTCGGATTGCATTGAGGCTCAAGGAGTCAAAAGCTCAAACTAGGCGTGATGAAGAAATATTGAAGGACTTGCAGTTGCCAATTAAAGCTCTAGTACCAATGGTTATGAAGCAGGAATGGTGGTTAAGGCCAAAAAATGGttggtttaaattaaatgtggatggtggtTCTTTTGGTAATCAGGGTCCTTCAGGTGTGGGTGGTGTAATTCGTAATGATCAAGGTGagttt GCAAAAGGATGTGGGCtatggtatttggaggattattgggaagAAATATTGCAATTACTTGACGAGCTTAGTTTTTCTATGAATCATTCTTATAAAGAGACCAATGTGGCTGCAGATGGATTGGCTCGTAGTGGAGCAAAGGGTTGTAATGAATTATGgttttcattttcagatttacCTTTGGCTATTAAAGGTATTAGTAGATTGGAGAAGATAGGATGCCCTTATATGAGGATTGCTCATTCAGACGTATAG